TGAGTTCTCTGTTCGAACTGTTCTCTGGAGTCTTTATATTTGTGAACCGCACGTAAGATTGTTACTACTTCTTTCTTTGTAGGAAGTGGTACCGGTCCACTAACAGTTGCTCCATTCTTTTTAACAGTTTCGATAATTTTGCCTGCTGACGCATCTACTAACTGATGGTCATAAGCTTTCAAAGTGATTCTCATTACTTGACTTGCCATAAAAAAAGTCTCCTCCTTTTCGCACTTTTAATTAGTACGACAAGCGGCGACTGTACACATTCCCGTGTGTGTCATCTCAAAGCTACACACACTCCCACCCTTAGTGGTAAGTCTTTAGATGTAATACAGTGACTTGTCGTCAGTTTCCTAACTTGACATTCGCTCCGCGGAAAACCTGCCGTAAGGCAGCAACCTCACACTTCATAGCTATCATGTCACAGCAAAAGTAAGTATACTGGAAGTTTTTCCATATTGCAAGTCTTTTTTCAATTATTTTTGTATTTTCTTTGTATTTTTTTCAGTACATAAAATCCTATCCAAAATATCCTTTTCTATATAGCAGAAAACGCCATACCCTTTAAGGCATGGCGCTCTTTTCATTATAATAAGTCTGAATAATCAAGAAGGGTTACTTCGTTTTCTTCATCCTTTTTCACTTCCGGTTCTTCACCGGCTGCTGCTGCTTTTGCCAGCAGCTCGTTTAAGCTAGGTGTCTTTGGAACAGCATTTACATTTACAGGAATTTCTTCTTCCTCAGATAATTGAACTTCCGTTTCTTCTGTCGGTGTTTCTTCTATTATAATATCCTCTGCAATATCTTCCGGCATATCTGCCTCAATATTTTCAACCGCCTGTGTTTCCTCAGCCTCAGGTTCTAATTCTGTTTCTGCTGCGAATTCCTGTACCTCAGGCTCTTCTGCCGTTTCAAGCGTTCCTTCTGCTTCCTGTACTGCTTTTTCCAGCTCCTCTGCATCCGGCATAACCACCGTTGCATCCGGAACGTTCTCAGGCTCACTCACCTGCGCAATTCCC
The DNA window shown above is from Blautia hansenii DSM 20583 and carries:
- the rpsJ gene encoding 30S ribosomal protein S10; the encoded protein is MASQVMRITLKAYDHQLVDASAGKIIETVKKNGATVSGPVPLPTKKEVVTILRAVHKYKDSREQFEQRTHKRLIDIIAPTQKTVDALARLEMPAGVYIDIKMKQK